tgtgcaagtattgggattagGCCTaagtgggtgggcgtggccagctccaacaTTTTTCGTGTAAGTGACAAAACCCTGAAGcatctcattctggaaggtactgattcAGGTAAGAATGAAACTGCTGAAACTGAGTAAtgcgagagggatttagtgcaaaaaatGTAATAACTTCATGTCCCCTTTAAAGCAAAGTTGCTTTTTAACTATTAAGACTGTTTTAAAGCAGGTATGAAGTTTTACTAAAAAAGGTCAAATGAATCAGATGTGGGACGGAAAGAGAAAACGCTCAGCAGAACTGCTTTTCCATGTTTTTTATAGTCTGTGGAATATAAATTTGCTTGGACGTAGTTATCCAAACAGATTTATATTCTAGAGAAACAAAACATCTCACTTGACATGTTGCTAGGGATTAAGGGGTGGTGAAGTTCCTTCATTCCGCTGGAGAAAAATGGTATTTATGGAGGAGCAGAACCAACACATTACACACAAATTAGAACAAGCCATTTATTCGTTTTCCTGGAAGAGACACATATTTGAAGGCCTGTTCAGGCCAGCTGGTGCTGACACATTGTTGACGTTTCACGTGTGTGGAACTCAGTTGGTATTCAAAATATCTGCATGAGTCCCGCTCCGGCCACAGTACCCACACAGAGGAAGAAGCAGAATGTCCTTCAACACAGAGGACAACTGGTGACAGATTtattctgaaacgttacaagaccgaTTGCACGAAACAGTCTGATTTTAGAAAATTAGCCATCGGCTTTGCTTCTTGCTCTAAAGCAGAAGTGGCAAACTCCTGTTGGTTCAGCTGCAACAGCAACTATTAGTCACATCCACCAGAGTCCAGTCTTTAATGATCCAGAGGTGGAAACAGTGTGGATCATGTTATGCTTGGATGGTGCTCTTGGCGCTAAAGGCCAGGTAATAGACCAAGATACCAATCAGGGCAGCCACCACCTCAGTTGAGACCCATGGGCCGTTCCACGCTCCCTGGAATGAGAGTTTTGGAGCAATTGAAGCCATAATAAATATCAGAAAAAGTATTCAGATTTTATTATTTCAGAATATGCACAGCTTTGGAAACTGGAATTTAAAACTCTTAAACACTAATAAGCTCAACCATATTATGATACATGAATTTAAAACAAACTGTTTTTATAAAACCAAGTTTCTATTTGGAAAAAAATGTGTATACAAAACCTTACCCAGGTTTCTTTATCATTTAATAGTTTATCTTTACATCCTTTCTGGCATCAACCAAGAAAATAGAGTGCACATTTTAAATAGATATTTTCACTTGGCACAACTTCATATTTAAACTGATCTCAGATCAGTCACAAAATGATGCTTCCTGGGGCTCTTTATTACGTTTAACTCaacgcagtagctcaacaggtagagcgggttgtccagtaattggaaggttgcaggtttgatcccggctccagacagagaattctgctattgtgttcttgggcaagacacttaacacaccttgccagctggtggtggtcggagggaccggtggcacctgtgcttggcagcctcgcctctgtcagtgcgccccagggcagctgtggctacatcgtagctcatcaccatcagtgtgtgaatgtgtgtgtgaatggatgaatgatacactgtagtgtaaagcgctttggagtccttactctgagaggcgctacacaagtgcaggtcattaatCATTACATGGCTCTTCAGCTGATGAACAGGACTTTATGTGTTTACTAAACAATCATTGCATCATGGTTAAGACTCACCCTGTGGTCAATGTTAACAGAGAACAGAGGCTGGATGGCATTTATGTCTTCATTGTTTCTCTGAGCCTGGAACAAATGGAATTTATTATTAAAACATACTTACTCATAAAAAAAAGTCCCATAAGGTTTCAGCTGATCAAATAACAGAAACAAACCTTGCGCAGAGCACTGTAGGACTCCTCATCGAAGAATTTGACCTGATAGCTTCCAGAAGTGGCTTGTTTGTGAGGAAGACTCCAGGACACCTGAAAGAAGGGAGACATTAAGCACTTGTACACTAAAGTGATTTAACACCTACTATTTTAGCTTTAGCTGATATAGAAACATTTAAACACTGAGCCCATACCTGATATTTGCCAACATCCTGACCTCTAGTCACAGGAAACTGTCTTCCGTTGACATCTGCATACAGGGTGACGCTCTGAGAAGGACAAGGATCACGAACATTGGTCCCTTCGTGAAGCAGCATGTTTAATTTAGCAGGTGTTGGAGGTGGACTGGTACCTGGGCTCCGTTGGCACAGGTCAGACTGAGCTCAACGATGAAGACCGACTCTGAGGAGATGACTGCGTCCGACGTGGTGTAGGCCGACGGGGTGATGACTGGGTCTGTGCAGCTCTCTCCTGTCACCACAGGAAGTAATATTCAGATTAGACATAATCCGTGACACCATCACTTCGGCTTTAACACATAAACATGTTTCAGAGAGACTTAAGCGAGCAGCAGATATCGAACGTACTAGTTAGCTTAAATGCTAACAGAACAAATCAAACCTGCTCTAAACCCGCTGGTTCTCCGCACACCTACCCAAGCAGGAGACCGCCAGCAGCGACAGAAAAGCAGCTACCCGAACTATCATGGTGTCGGATGTGTTTGGTAATATTCTTGAGGTACGGTGATTGAGTTGCTGTACTTCTTTCACACTGCCTTGAATAAAGGAAGTACAGCTCAGCGCTAAAACCCTAGTGCGCATGCGCTGCAGCTACGTGGACTGAAGTGTCGCAAAGGGTTGTGGGAAACTACATCGTGGACACGTCATCCAAAGATGAAAACCAAGCAATTGAACACATTTCCCGCTGCCTTTAACTCCTcgctgttctttaaaatgttattgAATGCATTACTTTTCTTTTAAATGCATGCTGTTTGTTATCACTACAAAACCTATAATCTCAATACAAACATATGACTTGTATTTATATTAATCTAGTCTTATAGTTTCTTTAATTTGTACTGAGTGTAGCTATTCATAGACGAGACTGCACCTTAAAATGACTTCCTATAATTTTGTTATTACTGACGAACCCCCGTTGACACATTCAGCTTTATTCTAAGAACTTACCTTCAGTGATATACATAATTAAACTTTGCAGGAATGTTGTAGCTGCTGAAGACTGAACAGTTTAAAATTGTATTCAGGAGAAGTTATACTTTCTGGTTGATGTCAGGTGAAATGAGACAAATACAAAATTTTGAACGTTTCTATTGAAAGAAAAAACATTAATGGAACAAAATTTCTTTTAGGAAAAAAAGGCTAATATAAGCAAGTTCATCCAATAATCTATTTTCCTCCGCTTATTTTGGGTCAGAttgtggggcagcagcctaaggaaaggggcccagacttctctctccccaaccacttgggccagctcctctcgaAAAATTCCGAGGCGTTCCCagaccttccagctcagctctctttaCCACGACTGACTGGTAAAacgccagcatcactgcagacacagtacTTATCTATCTCACATGCTCTTTCCCTCATTCATGAACAAGACAcctagatacttaaactcctccacttgagaatCTCATCCCTGACcttgagaagacattctaccatgGTCTCGGATGTAGAGGAGCTGATTCCCATCCCATCAGCTGCAAACCGCACCATCGAAAGCTGGaggtcatgttctgatgaagccaacaagaccacatcatttgcaaaaagcaaagacctgATTCTTAGgcaaccaaaacagatcccctgaacaccttggctgtgcctagaaatcctggtcataatagttatgaacagaatcggtgacagagggcagccttggcggagcccgacttactgctggcaatgtgaACCAAGCTTTGGCACCAGTCACGCAGGAACctgtatcaaagggcctggttcTCCATGCTCCCAGAATACCCCGCCCAGGGCAACATGTGATTCACTGAAATGAATGCAAGGTTAAAGGGTCTTTGGGGGAAAGAACAACAGTTGATGATCAATAAAATGCTCAGGTGAGAAAAAAAGAAAtgcataaaataaaaagaaatgcaTAAAATATAAAAGTGCGTGTCCATTTTAAATAATATCTGAGAAAATTAGAAATTTATTTATGTATGTACAAAGAAAAGGGGTGAaacatgtaaaataatttacaccATTCCTCACAGCCACAATGTTCACAGTTTTCAGAAATGTAACATTCTTATTGAGAAACTTAAAATCGTGTGCTCAAAGATCTGCACGTAaccctaaaaataaaaataaaaaatcaaatacATTATCTCCAGTTctgagataaaaacaaacatccaTGCATGTTGAGTAAAATCAGTTTTCATATCTTACTGCATGTTAGTTATTCTGGAAATTTTTTGTGAAAATAAGAACCAAGGGGCTTTTGAGGGAGAAGGCATTCAAAGAGAATAATCCTCATGGGGGAAGAGACTACGGGTCAGCGATTTCAGTTTTGTAGACACTGATGTGCTGAAAGCTTCTGTCAGAGCCCTTCGGACAGTCCTCAGTTTTCATCAGCAtcttctctctctcccttttcatgtggtgtgctgaagcaggtccTCTCACTCCAGTGGATCTGCTGCTCTAAAAAGCCCAGCTCATCTCCCCTTCCAGCCCTCCCACTTCCCTTTTTTCTGTTGAGCTTGAGCAGAAGGTGTCGAGACGGAGGAGGGTTCCTGCGGTGCTCGCCGTAAAAGAAGTTCCTTGAAGACCAACTCCATCTGGCGACAGACTGCCTTTAATAGGAGATGGACAGATGTGATGAGAGGGAAAACAGAACGGTCCTTGTTCTTTGAACTTGCCGTTATTCAACAGTGAGTTCTAGCGTATTTATCGGCTCAGAAACAGACATCTGATAGATCTACACATTCACCATCAACCCACTGATATTTTACAAATGTTTTCTTCTTTACAACCTTAAACtgagtaataataaaaacaaaaccaatTTCTGGACAGACCTTGTCCACATGTTTGAGAATGTCCTCTGAGGATGTAGGTTGTCGAGTTCTGAACGTCAAAAGagaaatcagaataaaaaattatGTTCCTTTTAAAAAGGAACACAGCAGACTGAAACTGAACTAATAAAAATGAATGCGGACATATGCACCTACAATTAGCTTTGTGTTAAATTTTTAATGTAAATCAAATAATACATAAAGtcatccccaaatcaactttttttgctgataaaccaaATAaccaagtgtctaatcgtgctgtagacacgtgtagtcaataatttggcacttcagtgcatcttagttttgggcagaatatttaaattttaactatcagtgttgcaccctcttcaggtaaaaataaAAAGCTTGGTACTAGGGATGACCTagggatcaggtttttttttaccctcgagtccgagtcatttgattttgagaatctgctgataccgagtcccgatctgatactttcgatacataaaaaaaaaacccgttccagaatgttccttattttttatttaattaacttttaacaacagatcacttctgtgaggtagcttgaacaatcaagtaataaataacaaattcttcacttttggactttattgcaaatatcaaaagtctaatataaaaaacaacacttaaacttaaaatacctggcaggggtccatTTTGCCTCGgctcccaaaatgcttagatacgtccctgggcatgggacggagttttgaagatgatctgaattgtatcaactatataaatactacatgctgataaattattgctttatacaggcacaaacgtgtagtgggataaatctacctacattttattttgttaagaactttgttttgttttcttggtttttattttactatcttcctgtcctgtctgtctctgatcttcctgcatctcctagtcctccagaaaaactgcctgcttccttctttttcacctcacaagtaactttttaactagcagatcaaattgatctattgaccgcaaaaaaaggagtgtgcgctgcgctgcccggctgcgccatgacgagcgctgcagcaggggcagcgcgagcgcgtccacacgttatgctcaaatacagacagaacttaccagagagaaaatgaacggacatgaatgactgtgttaattatatatttttggtgacgc
The sequence above is a segment of the Nothobranchius furzeri strain GRZ-AD chromosome 15, NfurGRZ-RIMD1, whole genome shotgun sequence genome. Coding sequences within it:
- the ssr4 gene encoding translocon-associated protein subunit delta; translation: MRTRVLALSCTSFIQGSVKEVQQLNHRTSRILPNTSDTMIVRVAAFLSLLAVSCLGESCTDPVITPSAYTTSDAVISSESVFIVELSLTCANGAQSVTLYADVNGRQFPVTRGQDVGKYQVSWSLPHKQATSGSYQVKFFDEESYSALRKAQRNNEDINAIQPLFSVNIDHRGAWNGPWVSTEVVAALIGILVYYLAFSAKSTIQA